The following are from one region of the Elgaria multicarinata webbii isolate HBS135686 ecotype San Diego chromosome 13, rElgMul1.1.pri, whole genome shotgun sequence genome:
- the LOC134408343 gene encoding kallikrein-14-like → MTHMKQLAIALFLVHAVCAQDDEGRIIGGYPCIPHSQPWQAYLRGNYICGGVLIDPSWVVTAAHCFGGNIVVYLGKHNMNTWEKGEQVRMVARYIRHPQYDARTFNSDIMLLKLQNPVAVRPTIQPLRLPSGCSDPGTTCLVSGWGTITSPQATFPSVLQCGNVRIITRRTCAASYPQHITDSMVCAGVPEGGVDTCQGDSGGPLVCNQQLEGIVSWGMEKCAQANRPGVYTRVCNFVSWIRDVMLRN, encoded by the exons ATGACCCACATGAAGCAGTTGGCCATTGCGTTGTTCCTAGTGCATGCTG TGTGCGCCCAAGATGACGAGGGAAGGATAATTGGAGGTTACCCCTGCATCCCCCACTCTCAGCCCTGGCAAGCCTATCTGAGAGGTAACTACATCTGTGGGGGAGTTTTGATCGATCCATCCTGGGTGGTCACCGCTGCGCACTGCTTTGGCGG CAACATTGTTGTGTACCTGGGGAAACACAACATGAATACCTGGGAGAAAGGAGAACAGGTCCGGATGGTGGCCCGGTACATCCGCCACCCTCAATATGATGCTCGGACCTTCAACAGTGACATCATGTTGCTTAAGCTGCAGAACCCTGTTGCAGTCCGCCCGACTATACAGCCTCTGAGGTTACCTTCAGGCTGCTCTGACCCTGGTACAACATGCCTCGTTTCCGGATGGGGCACCATCACCAGCCCCCAAG CAACTTTCCCAAGTGTCCTGCAGTGTGGGAACGTCAGGATTATCACCCGAAGGACGTGTGCGGCCTCTTATCCTCAGCACATCACAGACAGCATGGTGTGCGCTGGTGTACCAGAAGGTGGAGTGGACACCTGCCAG GGCGACTCCGGAGGACCACTGGTCTGCAATCAACAGTTGGAGGGGATAGTCTCCTGGGGCATGGAGAAATGTGCTCAGGCCAACCGGCCTGGGGTTTACACCAGAGTCTGCAACTTTGTGTCATGGATCCGGGATGTCATGTTGAGGAACTGA